AGGTACAAGGCATGACGACTCATTCTCCCTCGCTTCATCTGCCTAGTGAATCGCTGAAATTACCCGTCCAAATCTAAATCAATTGCCCGCTGTTCTTCTTTGTGCCTTTTGCTGGAGTGATGACCATGAAACGCCACCAAACCATGACCCTCGACGGTAACGAAGCCGTTGCCAAAATTGCCTACAGTCTCAGTGAACTAATTGTTATTTACCCCATTACGCCCGCTTCGCCCATGGGGGAATGGTCTGATGCTTGGGCAGCCCAAAACAAACCCAATCTTTGGGGATCTGTGCCGAGCGTGGTGGAAATGCAGAGCGAAGCCGGAGCGGCGGGCACGCTGCATGGGGCGCTCCAGGCGGGATCCCTGGCCACAACATTCACGGCTTCCCAAGGGTTGCTGTTGATGATTCCCAACATGTACAAAATTGCTGGGGAATTGACCGGTGCGACCTTGCATGTGGCTGCCCGATCGCTCGCGGCCCAAGGGTTGTCAATTTTTGGGGATCACAGTGATGTGATGGCCACGCGGGGCACGGGTTGGGCGCTATTGTGTTCGGCTTCGGTGCAAGAAGCCCATGATTTCGCTGCAATTTCCCACATTGCGGCCTTGAAATCTCGAGTGCCATTTCTGCACTTTTTTGATGGCTTTCGGACTTCCCACGAAATTCAAAAAATTGTTCCCGTGGATGAAGATCATTTGCGAGCAATGATCCCCGAAGCGGCGATTTTGGAGCACCGCGATCGCGCCCTCACTCCCGATCGCCCGGTGATGCGTGGCACGGCCCAAAATCCCGATGTTTACTTCCAAGGCCGGGAAACCGTTAACCCGTTTTATCTTGCCTGTTCGGAAATTGTGAAATCCGTGATGGCGGAATTTGGCAACCTGACGGGACGGGTTTATCAGCCCTTTGAATATGTGGGTGATCCGGAAGCGGAATCCGTGGCGATTCTGATGGGTTCCGGTTGCGAAACCGTTGAAGAAACGGTGCAAGCCCTGAATCAACAGGGACAGAAATTGGGAGTCTTGAAAGTTCGTTTATATCGTCCTTGGAGCGCGGCGGATTTCCTCACCGTATTGCCCACCAGCACCAAACGCATTGCCGTGCTTGATCGCACCAAAGAACCCGGCGCATTGGGCGAACCGCTTTATTTGGATGTGGTGGCAACGGTTCAACAATCGGCGCAACACCAGGCGGTCAAAACCATGATCGGCGGGCGCTATGGATTGTCTTCCAAGGAATTCACACCGGCCATGGTGAAGGCGGTGTTTGAAAATCTGCAATCGCCGGAACCCAAGAATGGATTCACGGTAGGAATTGTTGATGATGTGAGCTTCACGTCTCTGGACTTCGACCCCAACTTTGCTTTGCCGGGCGATCGCACCTTTGCGGCCATTTTCTATGGCTTGGGGGCTGATGGAACCGTGGGAGCCAACAAAAACACGATCGAAATTATTGGCGACAGCACCGATCAATATGCCCAAGGCTATTTCGTCTATGACTCCAAGAAGTCGGGGGCGATGACCGTTTCCCACCTGCGCTTTGGGGCTGACCCCATTCGGGCCCCTTACCTAATTGAAGGTGCGAAGTTCATTGGCTGTCACCAGTGGATGTTCCTGGAACGCTACGAAATTTTAGACAAGGCCCTGGATGGCGCAACGGTGCTGATCAATGCGGCCTATCCGGCGGAGGAAATTTGGGATCATTTGCCGCTAGAAGCCCAAGAAATCATCATTCGGAAGCAACTGAAACTTTGGGCGATTGATGCCTATAAAGTGGCTCGCGAGAGTGGCACGGGCGGTCACATTAATATTCCAATGCAGGTTTGCTTCTTCACCTTGACGGGGGTGTTGCCCCAGGAAGAAGCCCTCAATCAAATTCGGGCGGCGATTCAAAAAACCTACGGCAAAAAAGGGAGCGCCGTGGTGAATATGAACCTGCGGGCGGTGGATAATACCCTGTCGAATTTGCAAGAGGTGCCGATTCGATCGGCCCAATCCACCTTGCACCGGTTGCCCATGGTGTCCGATCGCGCGCCGGATTTTGTGCGCAATGTGCAGGCGGCGATGATGGCTCGGGAGGGCGATCGACTGCCGGTGAGCGCCTTGCCCTGCGATGGCACTTATCCCACGGGCACGTCCCAATGGGAAAAACGCAACATTGCCCAGCAACTGCCTGAATGGGATCCAGAGGTTTGCGTGCAGTGTGGTAAGTGCATCGCCATTTGTCCCCATGCCACCATTCGCGGCAAATCCTACGATCCGGCCGCTTTGGGAGATGCGCCGGCCGGGTTCCGGGTGGCCGACACGCGCGACCCGGACTTCAAGGGCGAAAAATTCACCATTCAGGTGGCTCCGGAAGACTGCACCGGCTGCGGTCTTTGTGTGGAAATTTGCCCCGCGAAGGATCGCAAGCGCCCCTCGCGCAAGGCGCTGAATTGGGTGAACCCCAACGAGGTACGCGACGCAGAGCGGACGAATTGGGACTTTTTCTTGGGGCTGCCAAATCCCGATCGCGCCAAATTACATCCCGATCGGCTGCGTCAACAGCAATGGCAAGAGCCACTCTTTGAATTCTCAGGAGCCTGTGCCGGTTGCGGCGAAACGCCCTACCTGAAGTTGGTGTCCCAATTGTTTGGCGATCGGGCATTGATTGCCAACGCCACCGGTTGCTCCTCGATCTATGGCGGCAACTTGCCCACCACCCCTTGGACTAAAAATGCCGATGGCCGCGGCCCCGCCTGGGCAAACAGCCTGTTTGAGGACAACGCGGAATTTGGCCTTGGGTTCCGCCTGTCCGTGAATCAGCAAGCCAACTTTGCCAGCGAGCTGCTGAAGCGGTTGGCTGGGGAGCTGGGTGACAGCACGGTTCAAGACCTGTTGCAGGCGGAACAGCGCACCGAAGCGGAAATTTGGGAACAGCGCGATCGGGTGGCCAGCCTAAAAACGCGCCTCCCCGAGATCAATCACCCCGATGCTCGGCGGTTGCTGGCCGTGGCAGACTACCTCGTCAAGAAATCCGTCTGGATTGTGGGGGGTGACGGTTGGGCCTATGACATTGGCTTTGGTGGCTTGGATCATGTCCTGGCCAGCGGCCAAAACGTCAATGTGTTGGTTTTGGATACGGAAGTCTATTCCAACACGGGGGGGCAAGCTTCAAAATCAACGCCCCGGGGCGCGGTGGCTAAGTTTGCCGCTGGTGGTAAGCCCGCCGCCAAGAAAGATCTCGGGGCGATCGCCATGACCTACGGCAACATCTACGTGGCCAGCGTGGCCATGGGGGCCCGTGATGAACATACCCTGCGGGCTTTTCTGGAGGCAGAGGCCTACGACGGCCCCTCGCTGATTTTGGCCTATAGCCACTGCATCGCCCACGGCATTGACATGAGCAAGGGCACGACTCACCAGAAAGCTGCGGTGGATAGCGGTCGTTGGTTCCTCTATCGCTATAACCCGGATCTGGTGGCCCAGGGCAAAAATCCGCTGCATTTGGATTCGCCCGCGCCGAAGATGCCTGTGGCGGCGGCCATGGATATGGAAACCCGCTTCAAGATGTTGAGCAAGACCAACCCGGCCGCCGCGCAACAGTTGGCCCAACAGGCGCAGGCGGACATTAACCACCGCTGGCGGTTCTATCAATACCTGGCGGCCCAGTCGATCGGGCAGCCCCCAGCAGCCGATCGCCCCAGCCCAACGCCGCCAGGGGATGCTGCCTCTTCCTCGGAACCCAAGCCGGTGTCCTAGGCCCCGTTCCTGAAATCTCCTGACTGAAATCCCCTGACTGAAGTTTTGGATGGGCCGATCGGGCGATCGGCTCACCCCTCCACAGTTCTCTTCGCCCCTAGCCTCCCCACCTAGCGCCCTAATCTAGCGCCCTAATCTATGGATCTGCACACCACCTATCTGGGTCTCACCCTTCGATCGCCCCTGGTACCTTCGGCCGCTGCTCCGCTCGCCAGTTCCCTCGATCACCTGCGTCGCTTAGAAGATGCCGGAGCGGGGGCGATCGTCTTGCCCTCCCTATTTGAAGAACAACTGGTGCAAGACAGCTTTGAGCTGCACCACCATCTCAGCCATGGGCGCGACAGCTATCCCGAAGCCCTCACCTACTTTCCTGAGCCGGAAGCCTTCCGCCTTGGCCCCGAGCATTATCTCGACCACATTCGCACCGCCAAAGCCGCCCTCAGCATTCCGATCATTGCCAGCCTCAATGGCTATTCCCCCGGTGGTTGGGTGGAATATGCCCGATCGATCCAGGAAGCCGGGGCCGACGCGATCGAACTAAACCTTTACTTTGTCCCCAGCGACCCGGACATTTCCGGCCTGGATATTGAGCAATCGTTCCTCACCACCCTGCGGGCCGTCAAAGCCGAAGTGAGCATTCCGGTTGCGATCAAAATCAGCCCCTACTTCAGCAGCCTGGCCAACATGGCCCAGCGCTTTGACGAAGCCGGAGCCGATGCCTTGGTGCTGTTCAATCGGTTTATGCAGCCCGACATCGACCCGATCGAGCTGGAGGTGCGTCCCGTTCCCTATCTCAGTTCGGCCAACGATTTGCGGCTGCCCCTGCGCTGGATTGCACTGCTCTATGGCCGGTTAGAGACGGATTTGGCGGCCACAGGTGGGGTGCAACATGGGGCCGATGTGGTGAAATTGCTGATGGCTGGGGCCAAGATTACCCAGGTTTGTTCCGTGCTGCTGCGCCATGGTCTGGAGCATTTGCGCGTTCTGGAGCGAGAACTGGTGGCCTGGCTAGAGGCTCAGGAATATAACTCCGTTGAGGAATTGCGAGGAGTGATGAGCCAAGTCCATTGCCCTGACCCCAGCGCCTACGAACGGGCCCAATACCTGAAGACGCTGCAATCTTTCCGGGTGGATGCGGGCCACGGGTTGATTCTCGATCCACCCATTCACAGCGGCTTCTTGCCTTCCTGAGATCGAACAAGCCTGGGGCGGGGATTAGCACACCCACCCCAGGCACACCGGGTTTCGGGCCGATCGCCTCGCTAGAGTAACCCAGCCAAGTGCAGCGGCCCGCGGCCGCTAATCAACTCCAACGCCAGCGCCAGGAAGCCCAGCATGGCCAAGCGACCATTCCACACTTCCGCCGCCGTGGTCAGTCCCCATTCCCAACGCTCTTGGGGATAGATCTTGGCCTTGTCGGGCGGGTGCAAGGTTTGGGCCAGGGTCATGCCCTTGCCATCTAGGGTTTCGATCGCCAGGTTGGCCAAATCCTCAATGAAACCCGGATGGACATTCAGGGCGGGCACGCGGTGGAAATTATGAATCCCCGCTTCTTCGGCCACTTCCCGATATTCCATGTCAATTTCTTCAAGGGTTTCGATGTGCTCAGACACGAAACTAATCGGCACTACCACCAGGGTTTTCACCCCTTGGGCGGCCAGTTCCTTGATCGCATCGTCCGTGTAGGGCTGCAACCACTCGATCGGGCCCACCCGGCTTTGATAGGCCAGGGTATGTTGGTTGGGCCGATTCAGGGTGCGAATAATCCGCGCTACGCAGTCTTCAATTTCTTGCTGGTAGGGGTCGCCCGCCTCGGTCACGTAGCTGACAGGCACACCGTGGGCACTAAAGAAAATGTGGGCGCTGTTGGGATCTTCACAGCGATCGAGTTCCGTGGCAATCAAATCCGCCATGGCCCGCAGATAACCGGGGCGATCGTACCAAGACTGCACCACGCGATGGTCGATCGTTTGCAGGGTTTGATCCTTTTCCATCAGCCGCTCAATCAGGCGGAAGCTGGAGCCGCTGGTGCTAATTGAAAATTGCGGATAAAGCGGCAAAATTGCCAAGTTATCTATGCCATCCCGCTTGATCTGATCGAGTGCTTCTTCGGTGAAGGGATACCAATAGCGCATTCCAATGTAAATCTTGGCATCGCGGCCCCGTTCCCGCAGCTTGCCTTCCAGGGCGCGGGCCTGGTCTTCGGTGATTTGCCGCAGGGGTGAGCCGCCACCAATTTGCTTGTAGCCCTCTTGGGATTTGGAAGCCCGCAGGGTGGAGATCAGCCAGGCCAGGGGCTTTTGCAGAATTGGGCTGGGCAACCGGATAATTTCGGGATCGGAAAATAGGTTAAACAGGAAGGGCCGCACGTCTTCCAGCTTTTCCGGCCCCCCTAGGTTGAGCAATAAGACCCCATCTCGACCCATAACCTTTTGCTTCCCGTTCCGCTGTTGGTGTTTCTTTTCAGATTCTTAACTGATATTAACAATATCTTGAGGTTTGCGCTGACGGGCGATCGCCCCATCATCTGAACCTGGCAAGGGAACCCGGCAAGGGACTTCGCAACTGTCTGAAACACAGAATCCTCAAGGCGTTCGGTCATCGACCCTAATTTGATGAAGGGCCGTCTGACGGACGATTGCTATTGTCAATAATGTTTTAAGGATGCTTTGTGGCTACGATTCTACGGGATTTGAGTTATCGCTACCAGTGGCTATACGACAACATTTCGCGGGTGGCGGCCCTGGCGGTGGGCGGTGAGGGGCGCTTTCGTCAACTAGCGTTACAAAACTTCGATTGGCAACCGGAAACCCGGGTGCTGGATCTCTGTTGCGGTTGGGGGCAAACAAC
This region of Limnothrix sp. FACHB-406 genomic DNA includes:
- the nifJ gene encoding pyruvate:ferredoxin (flavodoxin) oxidoreductase, with the translated sequence MKRHQTMTLDGNEAVAKIAYSLSELIVIYPITPASPMGEWSDAWAAQNKPNLWGSVPSVVEMQSEAGAAGTLHGALQAGSLATTFTASQGLLLMIPNMYKIAGELTGATLHVAARSLAAQGLSIFGDHSDVMATRGTGWALLCSASVQEAHDFAAISHIAALKSRVPFLHFFDGFRTSHEIQKIVPVDEDHLRAMIPEAAILEHRDRALTPDRPVMRGTAQNPDVYFQGRETVNPFYLACSEIVKSVMAEFGNLTGRVYQPFEYVGDPEAESVAILMGSGCETVEETVQALNQQGQKLGVLKVRLYRPWSAADFLTVLPTSTKRIAVLDRTKEPGALGEPLYLDVVATVQQSAQHQAVKTMIGGRYGLSSKEFTPAMVKAVFENLQSPEPKNGFTVGIVDDVSFTSLDFDPNFALPGDRTFAAIFYGLGADGTVGANKNTIEIIGDSTDQYAQGYFVYDSKKSGAMTVSHLRFGADPIRAPYLIEGAKFIGCHQWMFLERYEILDKALDGATVLINAAYPAEEIWDHLPLEAQEIIIRKQLKLWAIDAYKVARESGTGGHINIPMQVCFFTLTGVLPQEEALNQIRAAIQKTYGKKGSAVVNMNLRAVDNTLSNLQEVPIRSAQSTLHRLPMVSDRAPDFVRNVQAAMMAREGDRLPVSALPCDGTYPTGTSQWEKRNIAQQLPEWDPEVCVQCGKCIAICPHATIRGKSYDPAALGDAPAGFRVADTRDPDFKGEKFTIQVAPEDCTGCGLCVEICPAKDRKRPSRKALNWVNPNEVRDAERTNWDFFLGLPNPDRAKLHPDRLRQQQWQEPLFEFSGACAGCGETPYLKLVSQLFGDRALIANATGCSSIYGGNLPTTPWTKNADGRGPAWANSLFEDNAEFGLGFRLSVNQQANFASELLKRLAGELGDSTVQDLLQAEQRTEAEIWEQRDRVASLKTRLPEINHPDARRLLAVADYLVKKSVWIVGGDGWAYDIGFGGLDHVLASGQNVNVLVLDTEVYSNTGGQASKSTPRGAVAKFAAGGKPAAKKDLGAIAMTYGNIYVASVAMGARDEHTLRAFLEAEAYDGPSLILAYSHCIAHGIDMSKGTTHQKAAVDSGRWFLYRYNPDLVAQGKNPLHLDSPAPKMPVAAAMDMETRFKMLSKTNPAAAQQLAQQAQADINHRWRFYQYLAAQSIGQPPAADRPSPTPPGDAASSSEPKPVS
- a CDS encoding dihydroorotate dehydrogenase-like protein; protein product: MDLHTTYLGLTLRSPLVPSAAAPLASSLDHLRRLEDAGAGAIVLPSLFEEQLVQDSFELHHHLSHGRDSYPEALTYFPEPEAFRLGPEHYLDHIRTAKAALSIPIIASLNGYSPGGWVEYARSIQEAGADAIELNLYFVPSDPDISGLDIEQSFLTTLRAVKAEVSIPVAIKISPYFSSLANMAQRFDEAGADALVLFNRFMQPDIDPIELEVRPVPYLSSANDLRLPLRWIALLYGRLETDLAATGGVQHGADVVKLLMAGAKITQVCSVLLRHGLEHLRVLERELVAWLEAQEYNSVEELRGVMSQVHCPDPSAYERAQYLKTLQSFRVDAGHGLILDPPIHSGFLPS
- the hemH gene encoding ferrochelatase, with the translated sequence MGRDGVLLLNLGGPEKLEDVRPFLFNLFSDPEIIRLPSPILQKPLAWLISTLRASKSQEGYKQIGGGSPLRQITEDQARALEGKLRERGRDAKIYIGMRYWYPFTEEALDQIKRDGIDNLAILPLYPQFSISTSGSSFRLIERLMEKDQTLQTIDHRVVQSWYDRPGYLRAMADLIATELDRCEDPNSAHIFFSAHGVPVSYVTEAGDPYQQEIEDCVARIIRTLNRPNQHTLAYQSRVGPIEWLQPYTDDAIKELAAQGVKTLVVVPISFVSEHIETLEEIDMEYREVAEEAGIHNFHRVPALNVHPGFIEDLANLAIETLDGKGMTLAQTLHPPDKAKIYPQERWEWGLTTAAEVWNGRLAMLGFLALALELISGRGPLHLAGLL